GAGCGCGACACCGACGGGGCGGCCGTAGGTGTTGCCCCACCCGTCCAGGAAGCCGGTCAGCACCTCCACCGGCTGCCCCGACGGCATCGCGCCCTGGAAGGGGACGAAGATCACGCGGTAGCCGCTGCGGGGCTCGCGGTTCCACGAGCCGTGCTGGCCCACGAACATCCCGTGCGCGAACGGCGCGGGAAGCGACGTCCCCGCCGACCAGGCCAGGCCGATCGAGGCGGTGTGCGGCCCCAGCGCGTAGTCGGGCTTGATCGCGCGCGCCACCAGGTCGGGCCGCTCCGGCTTCACCCGCGTGTCCACCGTCTGCCCGTAGTAGCTGTACGGCCAGCCGTAGAACCCGCCGTCGCGCACCGAGGTCATGTAGTCGGGCACCAGGTCGCTGCCGATCTCGTCGCGCTCGTTCACCGCCGTCCACAGCGCGCCCGACTCGGGGACCCACGCCAGCCCGTTGGGGTTGCGCAGCCCCGACGCGAAGACGCGGTGCGCGCCCGTGCGCAGGTCCACCTCCCAGATCGCGGCGCGCCCCTCCTCGTTCTCCATCCCGTTCTCGGCCACGTTGCTGTTCGAGCCCACCGTCACGTACAGCTTCGACCCGTCGCGCGAGGGGAGGATGTTCTTCGTCCAGTGGTGGTTGATGCGCCCGGCGGGCAGCTCCACCACCCGCGTGGGCGTTCCGGTGATGCGCGTCGCGCCCGGGGTGTAGCGGAATCGGACAACGGCGTCGCTGTTCGCGACATAGAAGTCGTTCCCCACCAGCGCCATCCCGAAGGGCGAGACGAGCCCCTCGATGAACGCGGTGCGCACCTCCGCCACCCCGTCGCCGTCGGCGTCGCGCAGCAGGGTGATGCGGTTGGCGCTGGGCACGCCCCCGCCCGCCACGCCCTGCAGGCGGCGGAAGAACCATCCCTTCAGCCCCTTGCCGTCGTCGGGCCGCTCCGGCGCGTTCGACTCGGCCACCAGCACATCGCCGTTGGGGAGCACGTACAGCCAGCGCGGGTGCTCCAGCCCCGTGGCGAACGCGTTGACCGCCGTTCCCGGCGCGGCTTTCGGCGTCATCCCGCGCGGCCAGCCGCGCGCCGGCGAGATCAGCACGTTGGGCAGCAGCCCCACGCGCGGCGGCGGCAGCGCCGGCGAGGGGCCGATGCCCGCCTCCACCGGCAGGCGCGCGCCGGAGCTGCATCCGGCCAGCGCGGCCGCGGCGGCCAGCACCATCATCGAGCGGCGTGGAATCGCGTGCGTCGTCATCGTCATCCCCCCTTCTGAAACGCGAAAGCGCCACCCCCTCCGGCCCCACGGGCGGGGTGAGGGCGTGCCAACGCATTGCAGGTTGTGCACCGATCTCCGTCCGCGGCGCGCCGGGTTTCGTTCGACGGCTTTTCGGGGGGATGATGGAGATGGTTTACGCGGGGATGTCGCCTGACTCCCGGACCGATCGAAGACCACGCTCGATTCCGAATCCGCGGATTGATCGTGCAATCAGACCAACAGAATGACTCACACGGAGGGAACGGAGGGAACGGAGGGAACGGAGGGAACGGAGGATGATGAGCAAATCCTCCGTTCCCTCCGTGTGAGACTATTCTACTTCTATTCTCATCAGATCTATTCAGATCAAATGCACAGCCGCGGGGAGATGG
The sequence above is drawn from the Longimicrobium sp. genome and encodes:
- a CDS encoding sorbosone dehydrogenase family protein; translated protein: MTTHAIPRRSMMVLAAAAALAGCSSGARLPVEAGIGPSPALPPPRVGLLPNVLISPARGWPRGMTPKAAPGTAVNAFATGLEHPRWLYVLPNGDVLVAESNAPERPDDGKGLKGWFFRRLQGVAGGGVPSANRITLLRDADGDGVAEVRTAFIEGLVSPFGMALVGNDFYVANSDAVVRFRYTPGATRITGTPTRVVELPAGRINHHWTKNILPSRDGSKLYVTVGSNSNVAENGMENEEGRAAIWEVDLRTGAHRVFASGLRNPNGLAWVPESGALWTAVNERDEIGSDLVPDYMTSVRDGGFYGWPYSYYGQTVDTRVKPERPDLVARAIKPDYALGPHTASIGLAWSAGTSLPAPFAHGMFVGQHGSWNREPRSGYRVIFVPFQGAMPSGQPVEVLTGFLDGWGNTYGRPVGVALDRRGALLVADDVGNAVWRVTAAPGHTASR